One genomic region from Phycodurus eques isolate BA_2022a chromosome 16, UOR_Pequ_1.1, whole genome shotgun sequence encodes:
- the zmp:0000000896 gene encoding caspase recruitment domain-containing protein 10 isoform X1, whose protein sequence is MSGVTVWAEEGEITQEENRSSPSWSEENCEELWDRVEGVRHKLTRILNPAKLTPYLRQCKVIDEQDEDEVLNSIQYPLRITKAGRLLDILRGQGPRGLQAFMESLEFYHPEQYTQLTGEQPTHRCSLILDEEGPEGLTQFLLLEVRKLRVQLRNSRMCERRLSQRCRVAEDDRSRAERKAQELRHNRLQLERLRQDWESASRELGKLKDRHLEQSVKYSRALEEQGKASTREKELLKQVEALKSRLTKAEHQIMNPEKSQIQTNTKNTLLSTGGLGCAPALPEKPPYRIEVPKTEKTGTQMMDPIPTTGVIALMDILRQDRREAAEQRQELCHFITRLQGEVHSTEEHRDKLQSQCEQLQLKARTLQLDWETAQKRSMSYFNQIMELEKERDQAMRSRDSLQLEYTDCLLDKNRLRKRIAELQANMEQLQRELERETEKSREQMEQSSHCLHCSHLSLCSEDQCYGPCCSLGLDLSLPVNATHLQLRKASSRGQANDNSEDSHSNSEENPMSSTEDEKEINRLSTFPFPPCMNSINRRFNTEFDLDSCGSDENDNIPGGYSEPSQWDSWNSQHSHLFPPDLVNLPPVNTHRDNRSSPRIPPISPSSSPPMMPKHGRASLANDITITGGNQTGIFVSHVKAGSVAEQCGLKEGSELLELENVLFGGGNMLFSQCTAEVAHFSLKWWTEPSTLKHQSNPEAYAKLCSQLSLPTFKGADSFYVRVNLNIEPLGDPPSLSVSCDDIIHVTDTRWNGKYHWRCSLVDTLTANPLQAGNMPNYNRAQQLLLVKLQKMALEQKDFKKKFMKKSSGQVRLVKALDPKCRGIGATQQVLYTLNKRHEEHLIPYSLVEPVKVQSKRPIIFSPSLLSRALIERLLQPVESGLQYNTCAPETIPASERRDRSIFLLDSQAQEPMLGIRLQSIQEVISQDKHCLLELGLPCVEDLLRQGIYPIVIHIQPKSKKHKKLRKFFSRCGDESVMEEMCQLEQLQLETLPLLYDTLEPSTWSCTEELLTAIRNAIISQQMSVAWVEFDRL, encoded by the exons ATGAGCG GCGTCACAGTTTGGGCAGAGGAAGGTGAAATCACTCAAGAGGAAAACAGATCTTCTCCTTCATGGTCAGAAGAGAACTGTGAAGAGCTGTGGGATCGTGTGGAAGGAGTGCGACACAAGCTAACCCGCATCCTCAACCCGGCCAAACTCACCCCATATCTGCGCCAGTGCAAGGTCATTGATGAACAGGATGAAGATGAGGTGCTCAACTCCATTCAGTACCCTCTGCGCATCACCAAGGCCG GTCGTTTGCTGGACATTCTGCGCGGCCAGGGTCCGCGAGGTCTTCAAGCCTTCATGGAGTCACTGGAGTTTTACCATCCAGAGCAATACACACAGCTGACTGGAGAGCAGCCTACACACCGCTGCTCTCTTATATTGg ATGAGGAAGGTCCAGAGGGATTGACTCAGTTTCTGCTGCTGGAGGTTCGAAAACTCAGAGTGCAGCTTCGAAACAGCCGAATGTGTGAACGCCGCTTGTCTCAACGCTGTCGGGTGGCCGAGGATGACCGCAGCCGTGCTGAACGTAAAGCTCAGGAGTTGCGTCACAACAGACTGCAGCTAGAGAG GCTACGTCAAGACTGGGAGTCGGCCAGTCGAGAACTGGGCAAGCTGAAAGACAGACATTTGGAGCAGTCAGTGAAGTACTCCAGGGCTCTCGAAGAGCAAGGCAAAGCCTCCACACGAGAAAAAGAACTGCTCAAGCAG GTAGAAGCGCTAAAGTCCAGGTTAACAAAGGCAGAGCATCAAATTATGAATCCTGAAAAAAGTCAGATTCAAACTAACACAAAGAACACCTTGTTGTCCACTGGAGGACTTGGTTGTGCACCAGCTTTACCCGAAAAGCCGCCATACCGTATTGAAGTTCCGAAAACAGAAAAGACAGGAACTCAGATGATGGATCCAATTCCTACTACTGGAGTCATA GCTCTGATGGATATCCTACGGCAGGACCGCAGGGAGGCTGCAGAGCAGAGACAGGAGCTCTGCCACTTCATCACTAGACTACAGGGGGAGGTACATAGCACTGAGGAGCACAGGGACAAG CTGCAATCACAGTGTGAGCAGCTTCAGCTGAAGGCGAGGACTCTCCAGCTGGACTGGGAGACAGCGCAAAAGAGGAGTATGTCCTACTTTAACCAGATCATGGAACTTGAAAAGGAGAGGGACCAG GCCATGCGTAGTCGGGACAGCCTGCAGTTGGAGTACACCGACTGTCTATTGGACAAGAATCGTCTGCGTAAACGCATTGCAGAGCTGCAAGCCAACATGGAGCAGCTGCAGAGGGAGTTAGAGCGAGAGACAGAAAAGAGCAGGGAACAAATGGAGCAGAGCAGTCACTGTCTGCACTGT TCCCACCTGTCTCTGTGCAGTGAAGACCAATGCTACGGACCCTGCTGCTCCCTTGGCCTGGACTTGAGCCTCCCTGTTAATGCCACTCATCTTCAGTTACGGAAG GCATCGTCAAGAGGCCAAGCCAATGACAATTCAGAGG ATTCTCATTCCAACTCTGAAGAGAATCCAATGTCATCA ACAGAAGATGAGAAGGAAATAAATCGCCTCTCAACATTCCCATTTCCTCCTTGTATGAACTCCATCAACCGAAGATTCAATACAGA GTTTGACTTGGACTCGTGCGGCAGTGATGAGAATGACAACATTCCAG GTGGATATAGTGAACCTTCTCAATGGGATTCCTGGAACTCCCAACACTCTCATCTCTTCCCTCCTGATCTGGTCAATCTGCCTCCTGTTAACACACATCGAGACAATCGCAGCAGTCCAAG GATACCTCCTATCTCTCCATCTTCAAGCCCTCCCATGATGCCAAAGCACGGAAGAGCCAGCCTGGCTAATGACATTACGATAACTGGTGGAAACCAAACGGGAATCTTTGTCAGCCACGTTAAAGCTGGTTCAGTGGCAGAACAATGTGGGCTCAAGGAGGGAAGTGAGCTGCTGGAG CTAGAGAATGTTCTCTTCGGTGGAGGAAATATGCTGTTCAGCCAGTGCACTGCTGAGGTAGCACACTTTTCTCTCAAATGGTGGACTGAACCGTCCACACTCAAACACCAGAGCAACCCAGAGG CATATGCCAAGCTTTGCTCCCAGCTCTCTTTGCCCACTTTCAAGGGTGCTGACTCATTTTATGTGAGGGTCAATCTCAACATTGAGCCTCTTGGAGACCCACCGTCTCTGAGTGTATCCTGTGATGACATCATACATGTCACGGACACAAGGTGGAATGGCAAATATCACTGGCGCTGTTCCTTGGTGGACACTCTCACAGCCAACCCCCTGCAGGCAGGAAACATGCCCAATTATAACAG GGCACAACAGTTGTTACTTGTCAAGTTACAAAAAATGGCCCTGGAGCAAAAGGACTTCAAAAAGAAG TTCATGAAGAAATCCTCCGGTCAAGTTCGTCTGGTTAAGGCACTGGACCCCAAATGCCGTGGGATAGGGGCCACACAACAGGTTCTTTACACATTGAACAAAC GACATGAGGAACACTTGATCCCTTACAGCCTAGTGGAGCCAGTGAAGGTTCAGTCTAAGCGGCCCATCATCTTCTCACCATCTCTCCTCTCCCGTGCCCTCATAGAGAGACTGTTGCAGCCTGTCGAGTCAGGGTTACAGTACAACACCTGTGCACCAG AGACAATACCAGCCTCTGAGAGGAGAGACAGGAGCATATTTCTATTGGATTCCCAGGCACAAGAGCCAATGCTAGGCATACGGCTACAGTCCATACAAGAGGTCATCAGCCAG gaCAAACACTGTTTGTTAGAGCTGGGGTTGCCCTGTGTTGAGGATTTGTTGAGACAAGGGATTTATCCTATTGTCA
- the zmp:0000000896 gene encoding caspase recruitment domain-containing protein 10 isoform X2, which translates to MSGVTVWAEEGEITQEENRSSPSWSEENCEELWDRVEGVRHKLTRILNPAKLTPYLRQCKVIDEQDEDEVLNSIQYPLRITKAGRLLDILRGQGPRGLQAFMESLEFYHPEQYTQLTGEQPTHRCSLILDEEGPEGLTQFLLLEVRKLRVQLRNSRMCERRLSQRCRVAEDDRSRAERKAQELRHNRLQLERLRQDWESASRELGKLKDRHLEQSVKYSRALEEQGKASTREKELLKQVEALKSRLTKAEHQIMNPEKSQIQTNTKNTLLSTGGLGCAPALPEKPPYRIEVPKTEKTGTQMMDPIPTTGVIALMDILRQDRREAAEQRQELCHFITRLQGEVHSTEEHRDKLQSQCEQLQLKARTLQLDWETAQKRSMSYFNQIMELEKERDQAMRSRDSLQLEYTDCLLDKNRLRKRIAELQANMEQLQRELERETEKSREQMEQSSHCLHCSHLSLCSEDQCYGPCCSLGLDLSLPVNATHLQLRKASSRGQANDNSEDSHSNSEENPMSSTEDEKEINRLSTFPFPPCMNSINRRFNTEFDLDSCGSDENDNIPGGYSEPSQWDSWNSQHSHLFPPDLVNLPPVNTHRDNRSSPRIPPISPSSSPPMMPKHGRASLANDITITGGNQTGIFVSHVKAGSVAEQCGLKEGSELLELENVLFGGGNMLFSQCTAEVAHFSLKWWTEPSTLKHQSNPEAYAKLCSQLSLPTFKGADSFYVRVNLNIEPLGDPPSLSVSCDDIIHVTDTRWNGKYHWRCSLVDTLTANPLQAGNMPNYNRAQQLLLVKLQKMALEQKDFKKKFMKKSSGQVRLVKALDPKCRGIGATQQVLYTLNKRHEEHLIPYSLVEPVKVQSKRPIIFSPSLLSRALIERLLQPVESGLQYNTCAPETIPASERRDRSIFLLDSQAQEPMLGIRLQSIQEVISQDKHCLLELGLPCVEDLLRQGIYPIVIHIQPKSKKHKKLR; encoded by the exons ATGAGCG GCGTCACAGTTTGGGCAGAGGAAGGTGAAATCACTCAAGAGGAAAACAGATCTTCTCCTTCATGGTCAGAAGAGAACTGTGAAGAGCTGTGGGATCGTGTGGAAGGAGTGCGACACAAGCTAACCCGCATCCTCAACCCGGCCAAACTCACCCCATATCTGCGCCAGTGCAAGGTCATTGATGAACAGGATGAAGATGAGGTGCTCAACTCCATTCAGTACCCTCTGCGCATCACCAAGGCCG GTCGTTTGCTGGACATTCTGCGCGGCCAGGGTCCGCGAGGTCTTCAAGCCTTCATGGAGTCACTGGAGTTTTACCATCCAGAGCAATACACACAGCTGACTGGAGAGCAGCCTACACACCGCTGCTCTCTTATATTGg ATGAGGAAGGTCCAGAGGGATTGACTCAGTTTCTGCTGCTGGAGGTTCGAAAACTCAGAGTGCAGCTTCGAAACAGCCGAATGTGTGAACGCCGCTTGTCTCAACGCTGTCGGGTGGCCGAGGATGACCGCAGCCGTGCTGAACGTAAAGCTCAGGAGTTGCGTCACAACAGACTGCAGCTAGAGAG GCTACGTCAAGACTGGGAGTCGGCCAGTCGAGAACTGGGCAAGCTGAAAGACAGACATTTGGAGCAGTCAGTGAAGTACTCCAGGGCTCTCGAAGAGCAAGGCAAAGCCTCCACACGAGAAAAAGAACTGCTCAAGCAG GTAGAAGCGCTAAAGTCCAGGTTAACAAAGGCAGAGCATCAAATTATGAATCCTGAAAAAAGTCAGATTCAAACTAACACAAAGAACACCTTGTTGTCCACTGGAGGACTTGGTTGTGCACCAGCTTTACCCGAAAAGCCGCCATACCGTATTGAAGTTCCGAAAACAGAAAAGACAGGAACTCAGATGATGGATCCAATTCCTACTACTGGAGTCATA GCTCTGATGGATATCCTACGGCAGGACCGCAGGGAGGCTGCAGAGCAGAGACAGGAGCTCTGCCACTTCATCACTAGACTACAGGGGGAGGTACATAGCACTGAGGAGCACAGGGACAAG CTGCAATCACAGTGTGAGCAGCTTCAGCTGAAGGCGAGGACTCTCCAGCTGGACTGGGAGACAGCGCAAAAGAGGAGTATGTCCTACTTTAACCAGATCATGGAACTTGAAAAGGAGAGGGACCAG GCCATGCGTAGTCGGGACAGCCTGCAGTTGGAGTACACCGACTGTCTATTGGACAAGAATCGTCTGCGTAAACGCATTGCAGAGCTGCAAGCCAACATGGAGCAGCTGCAGAGGGAGTTAGAGCGAGAGACAGAAAAGAGCAGGGAACAAATGGAGCAGAGCAGTCACTGTCTGCACTGT TCCCACCTGTCTCTGTGCAGTGAAGACCAATGCTACGGACCCTGCTGCTCCCTTGGCCTGGACTTGAGCCTCCCTGTTAATGCCACTCATCTTCAGTTACGGAAG GCATCGTCAAGAGGCCAAGCCAATGACAATTCAGAGG ATTCTCATTCCAACTCTGAAGAGAATCCAATGTCATCA ACAGAAGATGAGAAGGAAATAAATCGCCTCTCAACATTCCCATTTCCTCCTTGTATGAACTCCATCAACCGAAGATTCAATACAGA GTTTGACTTGGACTCGTGCGGCAGTGATGAGAATGACAACATTCCAG GTGGATATAGTGAACCTTCTCAATGGGATTCCTGGAACTCCCAACACTCTCATCTCTTCCCTCCTGATCTGGTCAATCTGCCTCCTGTTAACACACATCGAGACAATCGCAGCAGTCCAAG GATACCTCCTATCTCTCCATCTTCAAGCCCTCCCATGATGCCAAAGCACGGAAGAGCCAGCCTGGCTAATGACATTACGATAACTGGTGGAAACCAAACGGGAATCTTTGTCAGCCACGTTAAAGCTGGTTCAGTGGCAGAACAATGTGGGCTCAAGGAGGGAAGTGAGCTGCTGGAG CTAGAGAATGTTCTCTTCGGTGGAGGAAATATGCTGTTCAGCCAGTGCACTGCTGAGGTAGCACACTTTTCTCTCAAATGGTGGACTGAACCGTCCACACTCAAACACCAGAGCAACCCAGAGG CATATGCCAAGCTTTGCTCCCAGCTCTCTTTGCCCACTTTCAAGGGTGCTGACTCATTTTATGTGAGGGTCAATCTCAACATTGAGCCTCTTGGAGACCCACCGTCTCTGAGTGTATCCTGTGATGACATCATACATGTCACGGACACAAGGTGGAATGGCAAATATCACTGGCGCTGTTCCTTGGTGGACACTCTCACAGCCAACCCCCTGCAGGCAGGAAACATGCCCAATTATAACAG GGCACAACAGTTGTTACTTGTCAAGTTACAAAAAATGGCCCTGGAGCAAAAGGACTTCAAAAAGAAG TTCATGAAGAAATCCTCCGGTCAAGTTCGTCTGGTTAAGGCACTGGACCCCAAATGCCGTGGGATAGGGGCCACACAACAGGTTCTTTACACATTGAACAAAC GACATGAGGAACACTTGATCCCTTACAGCCTAGTGGAGCCAGTGAAGGTTCAGTCTAAGCGGCCCATCATCTTCTCACCATCTCTCCTCTCCCGTGCCCTCATAGAGAGACTGTTGCAGCCTGTCGAGTCAGGGTTACAGTACAACACCTGTGCACCAG AGACAATACCAGCCTCTGAGAGGAGAGACAGGAGCATATTTCTATTGGATTCCCAGGCACAAGAGCCAATGCTAGGCATACGGCTACAGTCCATACAAGAGGTCATCAGCCAG gaCAAACACTGTTTGTTAGAGCTGGGGTTGCCCTGTGTTGAGGATTTGTTGAGACAAGGGATTTATCCTATTGTCA